A stretch of Brassica rapa cultivar Chiifu-401-42 chromosome A08, CAAS_Brap_v3.01, whole genome shotgun sequence DNA encodes these proteins:
- the LOC103834959 gene encoding 50S ribosomal protein L25 produces MLLRRATALPKTLQNLRLFSPAATSALALDHALESQLDYLPGFPRPDAKHAETILAVPRSDSGKNISAKERKAGRVPSIIFEQEDGQHGGNKRLVSVQTNQIRKLVTHLGYSFFLARLFDVEVRSEIGSDEVIEKVRALPRSIHLHSGTDAPLNVTFIRAPPGTLLKVDIPLVFIGDDVSPGLKKGASLNTIKRTVKFLCPAEIIPPYIEVDLSLLDVGQKLVAGDLKVHPALKLIRPKDEPIVKIAGGRVSDQQKDQQKKDQPKKEQSKK; encoded by the exons ATGTTGCTCCGTCGTGCAACCGCACTACCCAAAACCCTACAAAACCTCCGGCTATTCTCCCCGGCGGCGACCTCCGCATTAGCCCTCGACCACGCCCTAGAATCCCAGCTCGACTACCTCCCTGGATTCCCGCGGCCCGATGCGAAGCACGCAGAGACGATCTTAGCCGTTCCTCGGTCCGACTCCGGCAAGAACATATCGGCGAAAGAGCGTAAAGCGGGTCGAGTTCCTTCGATCATATTCGAACAGGAGGATGGTCAGCACGGAGGGAACAAGAGGCTTGTCTCGGTCCAGACGAATCAGATCAGGAAGCTGGTGACTCATCTGGGTTACTCCTTCTTCCTCGCTAGGCTCTTCGATGTCGAGGTTCGGTCTGAGATTGGTTCCGATGAGGTCATTGAGAAAGTCAGGGCCTTGCCCAGATCG attcaTTTGCACTCTGGAACTGATGCGCCACTGAATGTGACGTTTATAAGAGCTCCTCCTGGTACTCTGTTGAAGGTTGATATACCTCTTGTGTTTATTGGAGATGATGTGTCTCCTGGGTTGAAGAAAG GAGCATCTCTGAATACAATCAAAAGAACGGTGAAGTTTTTATGTCCGGCAGAGATCATCCCTCCATATATAGAAGTAGATCTCAGCCTACTGGACGTTGGACAAAAGCTAGTAGCTGGAGACCTCAAGGTTCATCCGGCGCTAAAGCTAATAAGGCCCAAAGACGAACCAATTGTTAAGATCGCCGGGGGACGTGTCAGTGACCAGCAAAAAGACCAGCAAAAGAAGGATCAGCCAAAGAAAGAGCAATCAAAGAAATAA
- the LOC103834960 gene encoding reticulon-like protein B1 produces MTEEHKHEETVTASEPAVEIVERESLMDKISEKIHHGGGDSSSSSSSSDDEKEKKEKPSSPSSMKSKVYRLFGREKPVHKVLGGGKPADIFMWKDKKMSGGATAAWVLFELMEYHLLTLLCHVMIVVLAVLFLWSNATMFIHKSPPKIPEVHIPEEPVLQLASGLRIEINRGFHSLREIASGRDLKKFISAVAGLWVLSILGGWFNFLTLAYIALVLLFTVPLVYDKYEDKVDPLGEKAMIEIKKQYAVLDEKVLSKIPLGPLKNKKRD; encoded by the exons ATGACGGAGGAGCACAAACACGAAGAAACCGTGACGGCTTCGGAGCCTGCGGTGGAGATTGTGGAGAGGGAATCGTTGATGGATAAGATATCGGAGAAGATCCACCACGGCGGCGGCGAttcgtcgtcgtcttcttcatcctcagacgacgagaaggagaagaaggagaagccgTCTTCTCCGTCATCAATGAAATCGAAAGTTTACCGCTTGTTCGGAAGGGAGAAGCCCGTTCACAAAGTTCTCGGCGGTGGAAAAC CTGCTGATATATTCATGTGGAAGGACAAGAAGATGTCTGGTGGTGCTACAGCTGCCTGGGTTCTGTTTGAGTTGATGGAGTATCACCTCCTCACTTTGCTTTGCCATGTGATGATTGTTGTTCTTGCAGTTCTGTTTCTCTGGTCTAATGCCACCATGTTCATTCACAA GTCACCACCAAAGATTCCTGAAGTTCATATCCCTGAAGAGCCTGTTCTTCAGCTTGCGTCTGGGCTTAGGATAGAGATCAACCGTGGGTTCCATTCCCTTCGTGAGATTGCATCTGGAAGGGATCTCAAGAAGTTCATCTCT GCAGTTGCCGGCTTGTGGGTTCTTTCTATCTTAGGCGGCTGGTTCAACTTCTTGACATTGGCATACATAG CTCTTGTGCTGCTCTTCACGGTGCCTCTTGTCTACGACAAGTACGAAGACAAAGTCGACCCATTAGGTGAGAAGGCAATGATCGAGATCAAGAAGCAGTACGCAGTGTTGGACGAGAAGGTGTTGAGCAAGATCCCATTGGGCCCGTTGAAGAACAAGAAGAGAGATTAG
- the LOC103834961 gene encoding MLP-like protein 328 gives MATSGTYVTEVPLKGTVEKHYKKWRSENHAFPEAIGHHIQNVIIHDGEWDSHGAIKTWNYTCDGKPEVFKERREIDDEKKTVTFRGLEGHVMEQLKVYDVTLEFIPKSEDGCVCKITMIWEKRNDEFPEPSNYMKFVKSMVADMDDHVLKA, from the exons ATGGCGACGTCAGGAACATACGTGACCGAGGTTCCGTTAAAAGGGACGGTGGAGAAACACTACAAGAAGTGGAGGAGCGAGAACCATGCCTTCCCGGAAGCCATAGGCCACCACATCCAAAATGTCATCATTCACGACGGCGAATGGGACTCTCACGGGGCCATCAAGACTTGGAACTACACATGCG ATGGGAAGCCAGAGGTATTCAAGGAAAGGAGAGAGATAGACGATGAGAAGAAAACGGTGACATTTAGAGGACTTGAAGGTCACGTGATGGAACAACTCAAGGTGTATGACGTCACCCTGGAGTTTATCCCCAAGTCGGAGGATGGTTGCGTCTGCAAAATTACTATGATATGGGAGAAGCGTAACGATGAGTTCCCCGAACCAAGCAACTACATGAAATTCGTCAAGAGCATGGTTGCTGACATGGACGACCATGTTCTCAAAGcttaa
- the LOC103834962 gene encoding dirigent protein 6 codes for MASLVEKQLLKSLFSFFLLVLLFSDTVFSSRKTFDQRKPCKHFSFYFHDILYDGDNVANATSAAIVSPPGLGNFKFGKFVIFDGPITMDKNYLSEPLARAQGFYFYDMKMDFNAWFCYTLVFNSTQHKGTLNIMGADLMMEPTRDLSVVGGTGDFFMARGIATFVTDIFQGAKYFRVKMDVKLYEC; via the coding sequence ATGGCATCTCTTGTAGAGAAACAACTCCTTAAGTCCCTCTTCTCATTCTTCTTATTAGTCCTACTCTTTTCCGATACTGTTTTTTCGTCCCGAAAAACATTTGATCAGAGAAAACCTTGCAAACACTTTTCCTTCTACTTTCATGACATCCTCTACGATGGTGACAATGTAGCAAACGCAACCTCAGCCGCTATAGTGAGCCCGCCAGGATTAGGAAACTTCAAGTTCGGTAAGTTTGTGATCTTTGATGGCCCCATAACAATGGACAAGAACTATCTCTCAGAACCTCTAGCTCGCGCACAAGGCTTCTATTTCTATGACATGAAGATGGACTTCAATGCGTGGTTTTGCTACACCTTGGTGTTTAACTCGACGCAACACAAAGGGACATTGAACATAATGGGTGCGGATTTGATGATGGAGCCGACAAGAGATCTATCGGTCGTGGGTGGGACGGGTGATTTCTTCATGGCTCGTGGGATCGCTACCTTCGTGACGGATATATTTCAAGGGGCTAAGTATTTCCGTGTTAAGATGGATGTTAAACTCTATGAATGTTAG
- the LOC103834963 gene encoding cation/H(+) antiporter 17 — MGTNGTTCSGTMKATSNGVFQGDDPLHYALPLLILQICIVLLLTRVLAFLLRPLRQPRVIAEIVGGILLGPSALGKSSKFLNTVFPAKSLTVLDTLANLGLIFFLFLVGLELDPKSLKRTGKKALSIALAGITFPFILGIGTSFVLRSSIADGVSKAPFLVFMGVALSITAFPVLARILAEIKLLTTDIGKIALSAAAVNDVAAWILLALAVALSGDGNSPLTSLWVFLAGSGFVLFCIYAVQPGIKWIAKRCPEGEPVKEQYVCYTLGIVLAASFVTDLIGIHALFGAFVIGVIFPKEGNFANSLVEKVEDLVSGLFLPLYFVSSGLKTDVATIQGAQSWGLLVLVIFTACFGKIVGTVGVSLYCKVPLDESLALGFLMNTKGLVELIVLNIGKDRGVLNDQVFAIMVLMAIFTTFMTTPLVLAVYKPGKSTTKGTFKNQTVEETNQSNKPLRLMFCFHSIMNIPTIVNLIEASRGTNRKESLSVYAMHLMELSERSSAILMAHKVRKNGLPFWNKDKPGTSSSDMVVVAFEAFRRLSRVSVRPMTAISAISTIHEDICRSAERKSVGMVILPFHKHVRLDRTWETTRNDYRWINKKVMDESPCSVAILVDRGLGGTTRVASSDFSLAITVLFFGGNDDREALAFAVRMAEHPGITLNVVRFIPSEEFKPDNVKLEITEDQVGSCSGETRLTDIEAITELKAKIKEQESSRSDSDTESQIVYEERIVKCQEGVCEAIKEYSRSNLFLVGKSPDGSVASGLDVLRSDTPELGPVGNLLTSSESVSTVASVLVVQQYVARCDSHVVGVLKNVTEEELPVKDTESP, encoded by the exons ATGGGAACGAACGGGACAACATGTTCAGGAACGATGAAAGCAACCTCTAATGGAGTCTTCCAAGGAGATGATCCTCTGCATTACGCGTTGCCTCTTCTCATACTCCAAATCTGTATCGTTCTTCTTCTCACTCGTGTTCTTGCTTTTCTCCTCCGCCCTCTCCGGCAACCACGTGTCATCGCCGAGATAGTG GGTGGAATATTACTTGGTCCATCAGCTCTTGGCAAAAGCTCGAAGTTTCTCAACACAGTCTTCCCAGCAAAGAGTCTGACGGTTCTTGACACACTTGCAAACTTAGgtctcatcttcttcctcttcctcgttGGCCTCGAGCTTGACCCTAAATCCCTCAAGCGAACAGGAAAGAAAGCTCTCTCCATCGCTCTAGCTGGAATAACTTTCCCTTTCATCCTCGGCATCGGAACTTCTTTTGTTCTCCGTAGCTCCATTGCTGATGGTGTTAGCAAAGCTCCTTTCCTTGTCTTCATGGGGGTTGCTCTCTCCATCACCGCCTTTCCCGTCTTGGCTCGTATTCTCGCTgagatcaagcttctcacaactGATATTGGGAAGATAGCTTTGTCCGCTGCTGCTGTTAACGACGTGGCCGCTTGGATTCTACTTGCTCTCGCGGTGGCTCTCTCGGGCGATGGGAACTCTCCTCTCACTTCTTTATGGGTGTTTCTAGCGGGTTCCGGTTTTGTCCTGTTCTGTATCTATGCAGTGCAACCGGGGATCAAGTGGATAGCTAAACGTTGTCCTGAAGGGGAACCAGTTAAAGAACAATACGTGTGTTACACGTTAGGTATTGTTCTTGCTGCTAGCTTTGTCACGGACTTGATTGGGATCCACGCTTTGTTCGGTGCGTTTGTGATCGGTGTTATCTTCCCTAAGGAAGGTAACTTCGCGAACTCTCTTGTTGAGAAAGTTGAGGACCTTGTGTCAGGTCTTTTCTTGCCGCTTTACTTTGTCTCAAGCGGTTTGAAGACCGATGTTGCGACGATACAAGGAGCTCAGTCTTGGGGgcttttggttttggttatttttactgCTTGTTTTGGTAAGATCGTTGGCACGGTGGGGGTTTCTCTTTACTGTAAAGTTCCACTTGACGAGTCGTTGGCACTCGGTTTCTTGATGAACACGAAAGGTCTTGTCGAGCTCATCGTCCTTAACATTGGTAAAGACAGAGGG GTTTTGAACGATCAAGTCTTTGCTATAATGGTACTAATGGCGATTTTCACAACGTTCATGACGACTCCTTTGGTTTTAGCTGTTTATAAACCGGGTAAATCCACAACCAAAGGCACTTTCAAGAACCAAACGgtcgaggaaacgaaccagtCGAACAAACCGCTCCGTCTCATGTTCTGTTTCCACAGCATAATGAACATTCCCACCATAGTGAACCTCATAGAAGCGTCCCGAGGCACGAACCGTAAAGAAAGCCTATCAGTCTACGCGATGCATCTGATGGAGCTTTCCGAGAGATCATCAGCTATACTAATGGCCCACAAGGTCAGAAAAAACGGTCTCCCTTTCTGGAACAAAGACAAACCTGGAACTAGCTCTTCCGACATGGTGGTGGTTGCATTCGAGGCTTTCAGGAGACTCAGCCGTGTCTCTGTCCGTCCAATGACGGCGATCTCAGCGATATCGACTATACATGAAGACATATGCCGAAGCGCTGAACGCAAAAGCGTCGGTATGGTGATTCTTCCGTTTCACAAGCACGTTAGGCTGGACAGAACATGGGAGACGACTAGGAACGATTACCGTTGGATTAACAAGAAGGTTATGGATGAGTCTCCATGTTCTGTCGCGATTCTTGTCGATCGTGGTCTTGGTGGTACCACTCGTGTCGCGTCTAGCGATTTCTCGTTGGCTATAACGGTTTTATTTTTTGGAGGGAATGATGATCGCGAGGCGTTAGCGTTTGCAGTGCGTATGGCGGAACATCCTGGTATTACGTTAAACGTTGTTCGGTTTATTCCTAGTGAGGAGTTTAAACCGGATAATGTGAAGCTAGAGATAACCGAAGATCAAGTCGGTTCTTGCTCAGGGGAGACCAGATTGACTGATATAGAAGCTATTACCGAACTTAAAGCAAAGATTAAAGAACAAGAAAGCTCTCGTTCTGATTCGGACACCGAATCTCAGATCGTGTATGAAGAGAGAATCGTGAAATGTCAAGAGGGAGTTTGCGAGGCTATCAAAGAATATTCAAGAAGTAATCTTTTCTTGGTGGGGAAGTCGCCGGATGGTTCAGTTGCGTCGGGACTAGACGTGTTAAGAAGCGACACGCCAGAGCTTGGTCCGGTCGGGAACTTGTTAACGTCAAGTGAAAGTGTTTCGACGGTGGCCTCGGTGTTGGTGGTGCAACAGTACGTAGCAAGATGTGATTCTCATGTCGTGGGAGTTTTGAAGAACGTCACGGAGGAAGAGTTGCCGGTTAAGGATACCGAGAGTCCTTAG